AGAAGGTTATGAAGAAGAATGGCAGGATGAACGAGGGGATATTTTACGCCTACGTTATGTAAATCCAGTATGGGCCGTTGTCATGCAGTCGGAATCAATTGAGGCTATTTTTAAAACGAAAGAAGCTGCAGAGAGTTACTTAGAAGATGAGGGCTTCTTTTATTAAATAAGAGTAAACAAAAAAACTTCCTAATTTTAGGAAGTTTTTTTGTTTACTCTTCGTCTTTGTCATCGTCATCATCTGATTTTTTATCTTCATCAGTTTTTTGATCGGTGTTAGTTTTTTTCTTTTCTGTCGTAGTTGTCTTTGGTTTTTTAGTGGATTCAGTCCAGTATTTGTTGTAGTTTTCGGTTGTACCGCCTACACCAAATTCATAACTTGGGCTAGAAGGTTGATTGCCTTCTGAATAATATGAAGTGACAGATTTTCCAGGTGTGTAATAATTACGATTATTATACTGGAAAGAACCAATTGTTGTACCTGTTTTATCAGAAACTTGATAGCTTTGTACAGAATCATCAAGACTAAAGGTTTCATTAGTTTTGAAGACATCAGGTTTTGCCTGATACGCTGCTAAAGCGATATGCGCCCATAATGTCATGTTGTTTTGACCAAAAGTATAAGGCATATTGACATTGTTGGGGTTATCAGTATTTGACTTACCAATCCAAGAGCTTAAGGTCACTCCTGGTGTAGAAGCAGTAAACCAAAAGTCACGGTCGTTTTCCGATGTCCCGGTTTTACCTACCCAATCAGCATAAGCAAGGTCACCATACAAGGTACTTTTTGCTGTTGTTCCGGTACCACTTGTTAAGACATCACGCATCAAATTGTTCATGATTGACGCAGTCGAACGTTTATATACTTGTACAGGGTTGTTTTTATGTTCGTAGATAACTTTTCCAGTAGAATCTGTAATCTTCTGAATTACATAACCTTCGAGATATTCACCGTGGTTGGCTAAGGTTTGATAGGCATTTGTTTGTTCAATAACACTCATACCATAATCCATCGCACCAAGTGGAATCGATTCACGTATAAATTCATCTGATCCCATGTCAATGTTCATTTTGTCAAAATACTCTTCTGGATTAATTTTATTTAATAATTCTTGATATAAGTTTACGACAGTAATGTTTCCAGAGTTTTTAAGAGCGTCTCTAACAGATATAAAGGATTCACTCGATTTTTTACCATAGTTGGTTAATTCAACATCACTAGAGTTCCCTTTATAATTACGTTTAAAGTCAGGGAGCATGGTTTCACTACCGATTAGTCCGACATCAATCGCTGGCGCATAAGCTAAAATTGGTTTCATAGTTGAACCAGGAGAACGCTTGGTTTGGAATGCATGGTTATTTTGATTTTCTGAGTAATCTAGACCTCCGACAAAACCTAAAACTTTACCCGTCGCATTTTCCATTAAGACGCTACCGTTTTGAATTTGATTACCTGACCAGTCATTAATTAACCATTCATTATTTTGAACCGCTTGATTCATGGCAACATAGACATCTTTATCTATGGTTGTTTCAATCGTGTATCCTTTACGACGAATATCTCTCTCAGCAAGTGTATAGTATCGATTATAGAGATTTTCATCGTTCTCAACGTCCTTACTTGTCAATTCATCCGCTTCATAATAGAGTTTCATTAATGTTTTTATGGCTTCTGATTCGACTAAATAGTATAAGTAGCCACGTTCATCTTCTTCGTTAACTTCTTGTTTTAGAAAATCTTTTTTGATGTCATATTTCTTTGCTGTTTCGTAATCTTCCTTAGAAATCAGTTTTTCACGATGCATATTTGCTAATACTTGTTGTTGGCGTTCAATGCCTAAACTAAGGTCTTCTTTTAATTCCCCTGTATTGGTGTAAGGGGAGTAAACAATTGGACTTTGTGGTAAACCAGCGATATAGGCAGCTTGTGGAAGCGTGACGTCTTTGGCTTTAACACCAAACAATCCTTGTGCTGCTTCTTCAACGCCGGCTATGTTTTCTCCTTTATTATTACGACCGAACGGAGAAACATTGAGATAAGCTGTTAATATTTCATCTTTTGATAATTCGTCCTCAACTTTTAACGCATATAAAATTTCATTGGCTTTACGTGAAAAACTTAACTCGTTAGTTAAAAGTTGTTGTTTCACTAACTGTTGGGTAATCGTTGAACCTCCTGATTGTCCGCCTAGTCCTGTAACATCGGAAATCATTGCTCGGATTAAAGCCTTGGGAACGATGCCCTTATGGATGTTAAAGTATTCATCTTCGGTTGAAATTAATGCCTCTTTAATTAGAGGAGAAATTTCATCTTGATTGATTCTTGTTCGCACAATGTCAGACCTTAAATCAGCTATTTTCTGACCACCAGCAAAATTAATATGCGAAACGAGTTCGATATTGTTGATGGCTTTGACTAATTCTTTTTTTTCAGGAATTCTAGTGGTTTCAGTCAAGTTGGTAAAATAACCTAAGACGATACCCGCTCCTAATGAACCGCCAAGAATTAGCAACGCAAGTAGTAGATAAATCCCTGACTTGATTACTTCCATGGATACGATACCTCCAAAGAGCAAGTTGTCTTTAAGCGTGTGTTTATCATTTGATCGACGTTTATTTTCTTTTTTCAGTGTCATCACCTCATTAATCTACAATCATTCATAATTATAGCAAAAAACGTACGTACTTCATAGTTTAATCGGTTTACTTTAATTGAATTGAAATATAATGTATACTTTCAGAAGAAGACATGAATATTTTCATAAAAAGTGATGAAAGGTAGTTTTTACAAATGATTTTTTTTGATTTAGATGATACATTGTATGACCAAATGGCACCATTTAAGAAAGCCTATGAGCAAGTTTTTGTGGAGGAAAAATACCAAACAATCGACTTAATTGAGTTGTTTGAACATCGTCAAAAATATAGTATAGAAGCTTACACACTTTTTACCCAAGGTGAATTAACGAAACTTGAAATGTTTAGTTATCGTTTATGCCGATCGTTTGAAGCGATGGATGTGAAGATTACAGACGAACAAGCGCTAGCTTTCCAAGAAGCTTATCAAGGATTTCAAGGTAAAATTGAACTCGATCAAGAAATGGTAAAAGTACTGGACTATTGTACCGCTAATGCTATTCCAATTGGCATTTTAAGTAATGGTGAAGAGCAACATCAATGGAAAAAAATCAAACATTTAAATTTAGAAAAATGGTTTACTAAAGAAAATATTTTCGTTTCAGGGGCTATAGGATTTGATAAACCTGATCGTCGTATTTTTGAACATGTTAGGACATGTATGCAGTTAGAAGAGCATGAGTTATGCTTAATCGGTGATAATTTTGAAAATGATGTGGTGGGTGCATCAGGGGCGGGTTGGCAAACGGTCTTCTTGAATAAGTATCGCCTTGATACCACAGATTTAACTCAACCAAACGTTGAAATTACTAAAAGTAAAGAACTATTACCTTTAATTGATGAAATTGTTACCTTTGACAAAGTCATTATGACATGGTAAGGTGTAATCAATATATTTGAGAGGAGCGATAACATGTACAATAGTCATTCAGTTTTAACTAATACGATGAATTTATTAAACTGGCAAAGATACTATTGTATGTATGGCTTCTGAACTGAACCCATAGATACAATTTTAGAGTACTTTCTAAAACGTGTATCTATGCCAATTCGAACGAAAGCATAGAGCAATCTATGCTTTTTTTGTTTTTTTAGAAAGTACTCATATGGTCAAAAAAATGAATGTGAGGAAAATTTCTATGAATACAACAAAACAACTAACCAAAATGCTAACACTAACACCAATTTTAATCGTCTTAGGTCAAATTTTAACGTTAATTACACCTAGTCTTTTTGGATTAATTCGTCCTGACTTTGCGTTAGTCTTCTTATTTCTGTGTGTGATAATCAATCCAACCTTTAAACAAGTGATGATAGCTAGCTTATTAACGGTCGGCTTATCTTTACTAGCAGGGGCTAATCCCTTATTTTTAATGCCATCTTTGATAGACCGTTTATTGTCTGCTATGTGCTGCTTACTAATGTTCAAGTTATTGAAGGGGAAAAATATGGCACAAAATACGACCTCGGTTAGTCTGATTATTTTTATATCTACTTTAGTCAGTGGCATCGCCTATTTGTTTAGTGTCTTTATGATTGGAAGTATGATTGGTATGCAAGAATTGTTGATAATTTTTAAAATGGGACTATCATTGTTAATTATTACAGTGGGGGCAACGGCTGTTATTAATTTCTTTTTTGCTAAATTCATCTTAAAAATATTTAAATTAGTCACGCATTCAGCCTAGTTTTATCTTCCCAACACCTTAATAATGTAAAAAGTCCAATAAATGAGTTAAAAAGGCTTGAATTTAAGCAATTAGATTGTTATCTTGTCAAAAAAAACATACAATTATTAAGATGATAATTTTAGGGGGAAGATAGATGTTAATAGGATCACATGTAAGTATGAGTGGCAAAGCAATGTTATTAGGTGCAGCTCAGGAAGCGGCTAGTTATAATGCTAGTACGTTTATGATATATACTGGTGCACCACAGAACACACGCCGTAAAGCGGTAGAAGAAATGAATATTGAAAAAGGTCAGTTGATGATGAAAGAGGCTGGGTTGAGCCATATGGTCGTTCATGCGCCTTACATTATTAACTTAGGCAATACAACGAAGCCAGAAAATTTCCCGTTTGCTGTGCAATTTTTAAAAGATGAAATTATGCGTTCTGAAGCATTAGGGGGTACACAAATTACCATGCATCCAGGTGCTCACGTAGGCGCAGGAGTGGATGCTGGCATTAATCAAATAATTAAAGGGTTGAATGAGGTCTTAACCAAAGAACAAATCCCACAAATCGCTTTAGAGACAATGGCGGGTAAGGGAACTGAATTAGGTCGTTCTTTTGAAGAGATTGCTCGTATTATTGAAGGTGTTGAATTAAATGAGAAATTATCAGTTACTTTAGATACGTGTCATATTCATGATGCAGGTTATGATGTTACTGATTTTGATGCGGTTTTAACAGAATTTGATAAAATCATCGGGTTAGATCGTCTAAAAGTAATTCATGTCAATGATTCAAAAAATGTTCGTGGAGCTGGTAAAGACCGACATGCGAATATTGGTTTTGGTGAGATAGGTTTTGAGGCATTAAATCGCATTGTTCATCACGAGGCATTAAAGGATTTACCAAAAATCCTAGAAACGCCATATGTTGGTGAAGATAAAAAGACAGCAAAAGCACCTTATAAGCATGAAATTGAAATGTTTAGAGCCCAAAAATTTAATCCGAATCTGTTGGAAGACATACAAAAATAACAAATTTGTTTAAAAACATAAAATAACCTTTTCAAAATGCTATTCTTTTAGTAGAATTAGTAATTGAGAGAACGAATCTAAAGATGAAAGGGGCGATTTAAATGGGTACAGGATGGGTAATTTTAATTGCTATTATAGCGTTATTAGCTGGTTTAGTCGGCGGCTTCTTCATCGCAAAAAAATATATGGAAGATTACTTACAAAAAAATCCACCAGTCAACGAAGAATTATTACGTTCTTTAATGGCACAAATGGGACAAAAACCTTCTGAAAAGAAAATCCGTCAAATGATGGCTTCTATGAAAAACCAAAATCAGAAGAAAAAATAGGATTTGATAAGTTCAATTCGTATGCGAAAAAGCGAGCGCTTGTAAACGGGCGTTCGCTTTTTATTTTTTAATGTGAAGCTCGTATCAAAGCAGTATTACGGAATTATTAGGAGGTGCAACATGCAAATTTTTAAAAAGTTAGGCTGGTTTTTCAAGCAAGAGAAAAAAGCTTACTTCTGGGGTGTTTTATCATTAATTATCGTCGCACTTTTACAAATTTTAACCCCAAGAATTATCGGTTTGGTTGTCAATGAAGTCAACAATAAGACATTGACGAAAGAAAAGTTATTATTATATGTAGGCGTGGTGTTCTTCGGCGGAATATGTCAGTATATTTTACGATTTATCTGGCGTACTAACATCTGGGGGAGTGCCGCTCGTTTAGAAAAAACTTTGAGAAAACGTTTGTTCCATCACTTTACTTCAATGGACCAAGTCTTTTTCCAAAAAAATCGTACAGGCGATTTAATGGCACATGCGACCAATGACTTGAATGCCATTCAAAACGTGGCTGGAGCAGGTGTTTTGACTCTTGTCGATTCACTGTTAAATGGTGGGATTACTATCGTAGCTATGTGTTTATTGATTGATTGGCGATTAACGTTGATTGTATTAATTCCATTACCATTACTAGGCCTAATGTCACGCGTTTTGGGAACTAAAATGCATGATGCGTTTAAAGAGTCTCAAGAAGCGTTTTCAATGATTAATGATAAAACACAAGAAAGTATCACAGGGGTTAAAGTAATCAAAACGTTCGGGCAAGAAGCAGAAGACATT
This is a stretch of genomic DNA from Vagococcus zengguangii. It encodes these proteins:
- a CDS encoding transglycosylase domain-containing protein, with product MTLKKENKRRSNDKHTLKDNLLFGGIVSMEVIKSGIYLLLALLILGGSLGAGIVLGYFTNLTETTRIPEKKELVKAINNIELVSHINFAGGQKIADLRSDIVRTRINQDEISPLIKEALISTEDEYFNIHKGIVPKALIRAMISDVTGLGGQSGGSTITQQLVKQQLLTNELSFSRKANEILYALKVEDELSKDEILTAYLNVSPFGRNNKGENIAGVEEAAQGLFGVKAKDVTLPQAAYIAGLPQSPIVYSPYTNTGELKEDLSLGIERQQQVLANMHREKLISKEDYETAKKYDIKKDFLKQEVNEEDERGYLYYLVESEAIKTLMKLYYEADELTSKDVENDENLYNRYYTLAERDIRRKGYTIETTIDKDVYVAMNQAVQNNEWLINDWSGNQIQNGSVLMENATGKVLGFVGGLDYSENQNNHAFQTKRSPGSTMKPILAYAPAIDVGLIGSETMLPDFKRNYKGNSSDVELTNYGKKSSESFISVRDALKNSGNITVVNLYQELLNKINPEEYFDKMNIDMGSDEFIRESIPLGAMDYGMSVIEQTNAYQTLANHGEYLEGYVIQKITDSTGKVIYEHKNNPVQVYKRSTASIMNNLMRDVLTSGTGTTAKSTLYGDLAYADWVGKTGTSENDRDFWFTASTPGVTLSSWIGKSNTDNPNNVNMPYTFGQNNMTLWAHIALAAYQAKPDVFKTNETFSLDDSVQSYQVSDKTGTTIGSFQYNNRNYYTPGKSVTSYYSEGNQPSSPSYEFGVGGTTENYNKYWTESTKKPKTTTTEKKKTNTDQKTDEDKKSDDDDDKDEE
- a CDS encoding HAD family hydrolase, with amino-acid sequence MIFFDLDDTLYDQMAPFKKAYEQVFVEEKYQTIDLIELFEHRQKYSIEAYTLFTQGELTKLEMFSYRLCRSFEAMDVKITDEQALAFQEAYQGFQGKIELDQEMVKVLDYCTANAIPIGILSNGEEQHQWKKIKHLNLEKWFTKENIFVSGAIGFDKPDRRIFEHVRTCMQLEEHELCLIGDNFENDVVGASGAGWQTVFLNKYRLDTTDLTQPNVEITKSKELLPLIDEIVTFDKVIMTW
- a CDS encoding tryptophan transporter translates to MNTTKQLTKMLTLTPILIVLGQILTLITPSLFGLIRPDFALVFLFLCVIINPTFKQVMIASLLTVGLSLLAGANPLFLMPSLIDRLLSAMCCLLMFKLLKGKNMAQNTTSVSLIIFISTLVSGIAYLFSVFMIGSMIGMQELLIIFKMGLSLLIITVGATAVINFFFAKFILKIFKLVTHSA
- a CDS encoding deoxyribonuclease IV translates to MLIGSHVSMSGKAMLLGAAQEAASYNASTFMIYTGAPQNTRRKAVEEMNIEKGQLMMKEAGLSHMVVHAPYIINLGNTTKPENFPFAVQFLKDEIMRSEALGGTQITMHPGAHVGAGVDAGINQIIKGLNEVLTKEQIPQIALETMAGKGTELGRSFEEIARIIEGVELNEKLSVTLDTCHIHDAGYDVTDFDAVLTEFDKIIGLDRLKVIHVNDSKNVRGAGKDRHANIGFGEIGFEALNRIVHHEALKDLPKILETPYVGEDKKTAKAPYKHEIEMFRAQKFNPNLLEDIQK
- a CDS encoding YneF family protein, with the translated sequence MGTGWVILIAIIALLAGLVGGFFIAKKYMEDYLQKNPPVNEELLRSLMAQMGQKPSEKKIRQMMASMKNQNQKKK